The following is a genomic window from Pedobacter sp. KBS0701.
GGAGTGCTGCAGGTGCAATAATTGCTGAACAGGCACTTATAAGTGATGATTTTAAAGCGCTTTTTTAATTTTTAAAAGATTATTACGATGAATTCGACAAGAGGTATTTCAGCAAAAAAAGTTTTAGTAGTAGGCGAATTACTTGTAGATATGATATCTGATCAGAACATTGAATCTCTTGCGGTTTCCTCACAGTTTTCTACTAATCAGGGTGGAAGTTCAGCCAATTTATGTGCGAACTTAAAATGGCTTGGTATTGATGCAGAACTTGTTGCTACCGTTGGTGAAGATAATTTAGGATCTTTTTTAATTAATGAACTTAAAACAATTGGTCTGTCAGACAAATACATACACCGTTCGGCAAACAGGCAGACAAGTGTGATATTAGTCGCTAAAAATGAACATACACCGGATTTTATTCCTTATCGCAGCGCTGATTTGGCCATAAAAAGAGTAGAAGATGCTGCCATTAATTCATCGGATATGATCCATACAACTGCTTTTGCCCTGAGCAAAGAGCCGGCCCGAACCAATATCCTTCGTGCCTTTACCAAAGCACATGAATCAGGTAAATTTTTGTCGGTCGATTGGAATTTCGCACCCTCCATCTGGCAGGAGGATGATGGCAAAGATGTTTTCAAAAAACTGATGAAAATGGATCCGTTACTAAAAATTAGTGTCGACGATTTGGAGCGTTTCACCGGGGAAAGCCTGACTATTGAGGAAGCTGTTAAATGGCTGGATAATCTGAATGCTCAGATAATCTGCCTTACCTGTGGGAAAGATGGTGTCTGGTTTAAAACAAAAAACCAGGCCTGGCGGCATAAGCCGGCACTTCCGGTAAATTCCGTAATTGGCGTAACCGGTGCGGGAGATGCTTTCTGGTCGGGATTTCTATCGGCATTTATACACGAAAAATCCATTGATGAATGCATTAGTCAGGCGCTGGAGGTAGCCAAATTGAAAATTGAAAAACCATATCCTTTGTATAAAAAATAATCATCATACTAACTAAACTAAACTAACAGAATTCATGAAACATCTACCACCTTAAGATTCAGCGTAATTATCTGAACTAAAAAAACAAAAAATTCTAACCAATTAAATCATTCCATTATGAACATGACTCTACCAGGCAATTGGTCTGTCTCGCCTGTGAAACAGAAATTGTACGCATTGAAGAAACTTACGTTTTTAAGTTTCTTTATGGTCCTTTTAAGCACGGCAGCTTTTGCGCAAACTGTGGTAAAAGGTATAATATTCGATAGTGATAAATTACCCTTACCCAGTGCAACTATACAGGTTGCAGGAACTAACACTAAAACACAAAGTGATGCAGATGGTAAATATCAAATTACGGTACCATCGCCAACATCACGGTTAATTGTGAGTTTCGTAGGTTTCGAAACACAAACGGTAAACGTTAACAATCAAACCCAGATTAACATCACACTGGCTTCGCTAAACAACCTGGATGCAGTTGTGGTTGTTGGTTACGCGTCGGTGAGGAAAAACGATTTAACAGGAGCCGCTACAACCGTATCGGCGAAAGACTTTAATAAAGGTCCTTTAAATGCACCCGACCAGTTAATTCAGGGCAAAGTTGCCGGTGTACAAATGATTAACAATAGTGGTCAGCCAGGAGGCGCTTCTACGGTTAGAATCAGGGGTAACTCGGCAATTACAGGAACAGGACAACCACTTTATGTTGTGGATGGTGTCGCATTAGATGGCCGTTCAGCAAGACCATCTACCAGTGCAGGTATCGGAACTGCGCCTGATGGAAATCCGCTAAACTTTATCAATCCTGCTGATATCGAATCGATGGAGATTTTAAAAGATGCATCTGCAACCGCAATTTATGGTTCACGTGCCGCTTACGGTGTGGTGTTAATTACAACTAAACGAGGTAAATCCGGCGATACGAAAATTGATTTCAGCGCATCTGCAGGTGTCAGTAATATTGCCAGGAGGGTA
Proteins encoded in this region:
- a CDS encoding carbohydrate kinase family protein, encoding MNSTRGISAKKVLVVGELLVDMISDQNIESLAVSSQFSTNQGGSSANLCANLKWLGIDAELVATVGEDNLGSFLINELKTIGLSDKYIHRSANRQTSVILVAKNEHTPDFIPYRSADLAIKRVEDAAINSSDMIHTTAFALSKEPARTNILRAFTKAHESGKFLSVDWNFAPSIWQEDDGKDVFKKLMKMDPLLKISVDDLERFTGESLTIEEAVKWLDNLNAQIICLTCGKDGVWFKTKNQAWRHKPALPVNSVIGVTGAGDAFWSGFLSAFIHEKSIDECISQALEVAKLKIEKPYPLYKK